A window of Colius striatus isolate bColStr4 chromosome 29, bColStr4.1.hap1, whole genome shotgun sequence contains these coding sequences:
- the ARNT gene encoding aryl hydrocarbon receptor nuclear translocator isoform X2: MAATAANPEMASDVSSLGAAVSSGNPGSGAQAGGAIVQRASKRRPGLDFDDDGEGNSKFLRCDDDPMPNDKERFARENHSEIERRRRNKMTAYITELSDMVPTCSALARKPDKLTILRMAVSHMKSLRGTGNTSTDGTYKPSFLTDQELKHLILEAADGFLFIVSCETGRVVYVSDSVTPVLNQPQSEWFGSTLYDQVHPDDVGKLREQLSTSENALTEGTKPWCLSNKDPAAPPENASKGRILDLKTGTVKKEGQQSMRMCMGSRRSFICRMRCGNSSVDPVSVNRLSFMRNRCRNGLGAAKDGEPHYVVVHCTGYIKAWPPAGVSLPDDDPDAGQGSKFCLVAIGRLQVTSSPNCTDMNNVCQPTEFISRHNTEGIFTFIDHRCVATVGYQPQELLGKDIVDFCHPEDQQLLRDSFQQVVKLKGQVLSVMFRFRSKNREWLWMRTSSFTFQNPYSDEIEYIICTNTNVKSSSQESRPALSNSMQRPQLGHSVNLPLEMGTAQLPSRQQQPPQQTELEVVPGRESLAGYDHAQVPIQPVTAAGPEHSKPLEKTESLFNQERDPRFGEIYGSISTDQSKALPASTVPANQPLFTQGNAFTPSRPAENFRSSSSMVPPVSIIQQQQQPSAAGRILAQISRHPTPAQVSGSNWAPGTRPTFTPQQVASQAVKTRPSSFSMGTFQSTPSSFSPMTAPAASAASPTGAAYPNLAGRGTGFTATETTQPPGPFQARAADGVGMWPQWQGQHHGPASGEQHVQPPQPSQPEVFSDMLTMLGDQGPNYNNEEFPELNIFPSFSE; this comes from the exons AAATGGCATCAGATGTTTCCTCTCTGGGTGCAGCCGTCAGCTCCGGGAACCCCGGCTCAGGGGCACAAGCTGGAGGAGCCATCGTTCAGAGAGCCAGCAAGAGGCGCCCAGG gcttGATTTTGATGATGATGGAGAAGGGAACAGTAAATTCCTCAG ATGTGATGATGACCCGATGCCAAATGATAAAGAGAGATTTGCCAG GGAAAATCACAGTGAGATTGAACGTAGGCGAAGGAACAAGATGACTGCCTACATCACAGAGCTGTCGGACATGGTGCCCACCTGCAGTGCCCTGGCCCGCAAGCCAGACAAGCTCACCATCCTGCGCATGGCTGTGTCTCACATGAAGTCGCTGCGTGGCACGGGCAATACCTCCACTGATGGCACCTACAAACCCTCCTTTCTCACTGACCAG GAGCTCAAACACCTGATCCTCGAGGCAGCTGATGGCTTCCTGTTCATAGTGTCCTGTGAGACTGGGAGGGTGGTGTACGTCTCTGACTCTGTGACTCCTGTGCTGAACCAGCCCCAGTCAGAGTGGTTTGGCAGCACCCTGTACGACCAGGTGCACCCAGACGACGTGGGCAAGCTGAGGGAACAGCTCTCCACCTCGGAGAACGCCCTGACAG AAGGAACCAAACCCTGGTGCCTTTCTAACAAGGATCCTGCAGCCCCCCCCGAGAATGCATCTAAAG GTCGCATCCTGGACTTGAAGACAGGGACTGTGAAGAAGGAGGGGCAGCAGTCCATGAGGATGTGCATGGGCTCACGACGATCCTTCATCTGCAGAATGAG GTGTGGCAACAGCTCGGTGGATCCAGTCTCTGTAAATCGTCTCAGCTTTATGAGGAATCGCTGCAG GAATGGCTTAGGTGCAGCAAAAGACGGGGAGCCTCACTACGTGGTGGTGCACTGCACGGGTTACATCAAGGCCTGGCCTCCTGCAG GTGTTTCCCTGCCCGATGACGACCCCGACGCCGGCCAGGGCAGCAAGTTTTGCCTCGTGGCTATCGGCAGGCTCCAG GTCACCAGCTCACCCAACTGCACAGACATGAACAACGTTTGTCAGCCGACTGAGTTCATCTCCCGGCACAACACCGAAGGCATCTTCACCTTCATCGATCACCGCTGTGTGGCTACTGTTGGCTACCAGCCACAG GAACTTCTGGGGAAAGACATTGTGGATTTCTGCCACCCGGAAGATCAGCAGCTCTTGCGGGACAGCTTCCAGCAG GTGGTGAAGTTAAAAGGCCAGGTTCTGTCAGTCATGTTCCGATTCCGATCCAAAAACCGGGAATGGCTCTGGATGAGAACCAGCTCCTTTACCTTCCAGAACCCCTACTCGGATGAGATTGAGTACATCATCTGTACCAACACCAATGTCAA gAGCTCAAGCCAGGAGTCTCGTCCTGCCCTGTCAAACTCAATGCAGAGGCCCCAGCTGGGGCACAGTGTCAACCTTCCCCTGGAGATGGGCACGGCACAGCTGCCCTCAAG gcagcagcagccaccacagcAGACAGAGCTGGAAGTGGTCCCAGGGAGAGAGAGCCTGGCTGGCTACGACCACGCACAG GTCCCCATTCAGCCTGTGACTGCTGCTGGCCCAGAGCACAGCAAGCCCTTGGAGAAGACAGAGAGTCTTTTTAACCAGGAGCGAGACCCGCGCTTCGGTGAGATCTACGGCAGCATCAGCACAG accaGAGCAAAGCCCTTCCTGCCAGCACAGTGCCTGCCAACCAGCCCCTCTTCACCCAGGGAAACGCTTTCACCCCGTCGCGACCGGCTGAGAACTTcag gagcagcagcagcatggtgcCTCCTGTCAGCAtcatccagcagcagcagcagccctcgGCAGCCGGTCGCATCCTGGCGCAGATCTCGCGCCACCCCACCCCGGCTCAGGTCAGCGGCTCCAACTGGGCTCCCGGGACACGGCCGACGTTCACACCTCAG CAAGTGGCATCCCAGGCAGTGAAGACTCGTCCCTCTTCCTTCAGCATGGGGACATTCCAGAGCACCCCGTCCTCCTTCAGCCCCATGACAGCACCCgcagcctctgcagcttcccCCACCGGCGCCGCGTACCCCAACCTGGCCGGCCGTGGCACGGGCTTCA cagccacGGAGACGACGCAGCCCCCCGGCCCCTTCCAGGCGCGGGCAGCCGACGGCGTGGGCATGTGGCCACAGTGGCAAGGACAGCACCATGGCCCAGCCTCAGGGGAGCAGCATGTGCAGCCACCACAGCCCAGCCAGCCCGAGGTCTTCTCA GACATGCTGACGATGCTGGGAGATCAAGGACCCAACTACAACAACGAGGAGTTCCCTGAGTTGAACATATTCCCTTCCTTTTCAGAATAA
- the ARNT gene encoding aryl hydrocarbon receptor nuclear translocator isoform X9, with product MAATAANPEMASDVSSLGAAVSSGNPGSGAQAGGAIVQRASKRRPGLDFDDDGEGNSKFLRCDDDPMPNDKERFARSDDEQSSADKERLARENHSEIERRRRNKMTAYITELSDMVPTCSALARKPDKLTILRMAVSHMKSLRGTGNTSTDGTYKPSFLTDQELKHLILEAADGFLFIVSCETGRVVYVSDSVTPVLNQPQSEWFGSTLYDQVHPDDVGKLREQLSTSENALTGRILDLKTGTVKKEGQQSMRMCMGSRRSFICRMRCGNSSVDPVSVNRLSFMRNRCRNGLGAAKDGEPHYVVVHCTGYIKAWPPAGVSLPDDDPDAGQGSKFCLVAIGRLQVTSSPNCTDMNNVCQPTEFISRHNTEGIFTFIDHRCVATVGYQPQELLGKDIVDFCHPEDQQLLRDSFQQVVKLKGQVLSVMFRFRSKNREWLWMRTSSFTFQNPYSDEIEYIICTNTNVKSSSQESRPALSNSMQRPQLGHSVNLPLEMGTAQLPSRQQQPPQQTELEVVPGRESLAGYDHAQVPIQPVTAAGPEHSKPLEKTESLFNQERDPRFGEIYGSISTDQSKALPASTVPANQPLFTQGNAFTPSRPAENFRSSSSMVPPVSIIQQQQQPSAAGRILAQISRHPTPAQVSGSNWAPGTRPTFTPQQVASQAVKTRPSSFSMGTFQSTPSSFSPMTAPAASAASPTGAAYPNLAGRGTGFTTETTQPPGPFQARAADGVGMWPQWQGQHHGPASGEQHVQPPQPSQPEVFSDMLTMLGDQGPNYNNEEFPELNIFPSFSE from the exons AAATGGCATCAGATGTTTCCTCTCTGGGTGCAGCCGTCAGCTCCGGGAACCCCGGCTCAGGGGCACAAGCTGGAGGAGCCATCGTTCAGAGAGCCAGCAAGAGGCGCCCAGG gcttGATTTTGATGATGATGGAGAAGGGAACAGTAAATTCCTCAG ATGTGATGATGACCCGATGCCAAATGATAAAGAGAGATTTGCCAG gtCTGATGATGAGCAGAGTTCAGCGGATAAGGAGAGACTTGCCAG GGAAAATCACAGTGAGATTGAACGTAGGCGAAGGAACAAGATGACTGCCTACATCACAGAGCTGTCGGACATGGTGCCCACCTGCAGTGCCCTGGCCCGCAAGCCAGACAAGCTCACCATCCTGCGCATGGCTGTGTCTCACATGAAGTCGCTGCGTGGCACGGGCAATACCTCCACTGATGGCACCTACAAACCCTCCTTTCTCACTGACCAG GAGCTCAAACACCTGATCCTCGAGGCAGCTGATGGCTTCCTGTTCATAGTGTCCTGTGAGACTGGGAGGGTGGTGTACGTCTCTGACTCTGTGACTCCTGTGCTGAACCAGCCCCAGTCAGAGTGGTTTGGCAGCACCCTGTACGACCAGGTGCACCCAGACGACGTGGGCAAGCTGAGGGAACAGCTCTCCACCTCGGAGAACGCCCTGACAG GTCGCATCCTGGACTTGAAGACAGGGACTGTGAAGAAGGAGGGGCAGCAGTCCATGAGGATGTGCATGGGCTCACGACGATCCTTCATCTGCAGAATGAG GTGTGGCAACAGCTCGGTGGATCCAGTCTCTGTAAATCGTCTCAGCTTTATGAGGAATCGCTGCAG GAATGGCTTAGGTGCAGCAAAAGACGGGGAGCCTCACTACGTGGTGGTGCACTGCACGGGTTACATCAAGGCCTGGCCTCCTGCAG GTGTTTCCCTGCCCGATGACGACCCCGACGCCGGCCAGGGCAGCAAGTTTTGCCTCGTGGCTATCGGCAGGCTCCAG GTCACCAGCTCACCCAACTGCACAGACATGAACAACGTTTGTCAGCCGACTGAGTTCATCTCCCGGCACAACACCGAAGGCATCTTCACCTTCATCGATCACCGCTGTGTGGCTACTGTTGGCTACCAGCCACAG GAACTTCTGGGGAAAGACATTGTGGATTTCTGCCACCCGGAAGATCAGCAGCTCTTGCGGGACAGCTTCCAGCAG GTGGTGAAGTTAAAAGGCCAGGTTCTGTCAGTCATGTTCCGATTCCGATCCAAAAACCGGGAATGGCTCTGGATGAGAACCAGCTCCTTTACCTTCCAGAACCCCTACTCGGATGAGATTGAGTACATCATCTGTACCAACACCAATGTCAA gAGCTCAAGCCAGGAGTCTCGTCCTGCCCTGTCAAACTCAATGCAGAGGCCCCAGCTGGGGCACAGTGTCAACCTTCCCCTGGAGATGGGCACGGCACAGCTGCCCTCAAG gcagcagcagccaccacagcAGACAGAGCTGGAAGTGGTCCCAGGGAGAGAGAGCCTGGCTGGCTACGACCACGCACAG GTCCCCATTCAGCCTGTGACTGCTGCTGGCCCAGAGCACAGCAAGCCCTTGGAGAAGACAGAGAGTCTTTTTAACCAGGAGCGAGACCCGCGCTTCGGTGAGATCTACGGCAGCATCAGCACAG accaGAGCAAAGCCCTTCCTGCCAGCACAGTGCCTGCCAACCAGCCCCTCTTCACCCAGGGAAACGCTTTCACCCCGTCGCGACCGGCTGAGAACTTcag gagcagcagcagcatggtgcCTCCTGTCAGCAtcatccagcagcagcagcagccctcgGCAGCCGGTCGCATCCTGGCGCAGATCTCGCGCCACCCCACCCCGGCTCAGGTCAGCGGCTCCAACTGGGCTCCCGGGACACGGCCGACGTTCACACCTCAG CAAGTGGCATCCCAGGCAGTGAAGACTCGTCCCTCTTCCTTCAGCATGGGGACATTCCAGAGCACCCCGTCCTCCTTCAGCCCCATGACAGCACCCgcagcctctgcagcttcccCCACCGGCGCCGCGTACCCCAACCTGGCCGGCCGTGGCACGGGCTTCA ccacGGAGACGACGCAGCCCCCCGGCCCCTTCCAGGCGCGGGCAGCCGACGGCGTGGGCATGTGGCCACAGTGGCAAGGACAGCACCATGGCCCAGCCTCAGGGGAGCAGCATGTGCAGCCACCACAGCCCAGCCAGCCCGAGGTCTTCTCA GACATGCTGACGATGCTGGGAGATCAAGGACCCAACTACAACAACGAGGAGTTCCCTGAGTTGAACATATTCCCTTCCTTTTCAGAATAA
- the ARNT gene encoding aryl hydrocarbon receptor nuclear translocator isoform X4: protein MAATAANPEMASDVSSLGAAVSSGNPGSGAQAGGAIVQRASKRRPGLDFDDDGEGNSKFLRCDDDPMPNDKERFARENHSEIERRRRNKMTAYITELSDMVPTCSALARKPDKLTILRMAVSHMKSLRGTGNTSTDGTYKPSFLTDQELKHLILEAADGFLFIVSCETGRVVYVSDSVTPVLNQPQSEWFGSTLYDQVHPDDVGKLREQLSTSENALTGRILDLKTGTVKKEGQQSMRMCMGSRRSFICRMRCGNSSVDPVSVNRLSFMRNRCRNGLGAAKDGEPHYVVVHCTGYIKAWPPAGVSLPDDDPDAGQGSKFCLVAIGRLQVTSSPNCTDMNNVCQPTEFISRHNTEGIFTFIDHRCVATVGYQPQELLGKDIVDFCHPEDQQLLRDSFQQVVKLKGQVLSVMFRFRSKNREWLWMRTSSFTFQNPYSDEIEYIICTNTNVKSSSQESRPALSNSMQRPQLGHSVNLPLEMGTAQLPSRQQQPPQQTELEVVPGRESLAGYDHAQVPIQPVTAAGPEHSKPLEKTESLFNQERDPRFGEIYGSISTDQSKALPASTVPANQPLFTQGNAFTPSRPAENFRSSSSMVPPVSIIQQQQQPSAAGRILAQISRHPTPAQVSGSNWAPGTRPTFTPQQVASQAVKTRPSSFSMGTFQSTPSSFSPMTAPAASAASPTGAAYPNLAGRGTGFTATETTQPPGPFQARAADGVGMWPQWQGQHHGPASGEQHVQPPQPSQPEVFSDMLTMLGDQGPNYNNEEFPELNIFPSFSE from the exons AAATGGCATCAGATGTTTCCTCTCTGGGTGCAGCCGTCAGCTCCGGGAACCCCGGCTCAGGGGCACAAGCTGGAGGAGCCATCGTTCAGAGAGCCAGCAAGAGGCGCCCAGG gcttGATTTTGATGATGATGGAGAAGGGAACAGTAAATTCCTCAG ATGTGATGATGACCCGATGCCAAATGATAAAGAGAGATTTGCCAG GGAAAATCACAGTGAGATTGAACGTAGGCGAAGGAACAAGATGACTGCCTACATCACAGAGCTGTCGGACATGGTGCCCACCTGCAGTGCCCTGGCCCGCAAGCCAGACAAGCTCACCATCCTGCGCATGGCTGTGTCTCACATGAAGTCGCTGCGTGGCACGGGCAATACCTCCACTGATGGCACCTACAAACCCTCCTTTCTCACTGACCAG GAGCTCAAACACCTGATCCTCGAGGCAGCTGATGGCTTCCTGTTCATAGTGTCCTGTGAGACTGGGAGGGTGGTGTACGTCTCTGACTCTGTGACTCCTGTGCTGAACCAGCCCCAGTCAGAGTGGTTTGGCAGCACCCTGTACGACCAGGTGCACCCAGACGACGTGGGCAAGCTGAGGGAACAGCTCTCCACCTCGGAGAACGCCCTGACAG GTCGCATCCTGGACTTGAAGACAGGGACTGTGAAGAAGGAGGGGCAGCAGTCCATGAGGATGTGCATGGGCTCACGACGATCCTTCATCTGCAGAATGAG GTGTGGCAACAGCTCGGTGGATCCAGTCTCTGTAAATCGTCTCAGCTTTATGAGGAATCGCTGCAG GAATGGCTTAGGTGCAGCAAAAGACGGGGAGCCTCACTACGTGGTGGTGCACTGCACGGGTTACATCAAGGCCTGGCCTCCTGCAG GTGTTTCCCTGCCCGATGACGACCCCGACGCCGGCCAGGGCAGCAAGTTTTGCCTCGTGGCTATCGGCAGGCTCCAG GTCACCAGCTCACCCAACTGCACAGACATGAACAACGTTTGTCAGCCGACTGAGTTCATCTCCCGGCACAACACCGAAGGCATCTTCACCTTCATCGATCACCGCTGTGTGGCTACTGTTGGCTACCAGCCACAG GAACTTCTGGGGAAAGACATTGTGGATTTCTGCCACCCGGAAGATCAGCAGCTCTTGCGGGACAGCTTCCAGCAG GTGGTGAAGTTAAAAGGCCAGGTTCTGTCAGTCATGTTCCGATTCCGATCCAAAAACCGGGAATGGCTCTGGATGAGAACCAGCTCCTTTACCTTCCAGAACCCCTACTCGGATGAGATTGAGTACATCATCTGTACCAACACCAATGTCAA gAGCTCAAGCCAGGAGTCTCGTCCTGCCCTGTCAAACTCAATGCAGAGGCCCCAGCTGGGGCACAGTGTCAACCTTCCCCTGGAGATGGGCACGGCACAGCTGCCCTCAAG gcagcagcagccaccacagcAGACAGAGCTGGAAGTGGTCCCAGGGAGAGAGAGCCTGGCTGGCTACGACCACGCACAG GTCCCCATTCAGCCTGTGACTGCTGCTGGCCCAGAGCACAGCAAGCCCTTGGAGAAGACAGAGAGTCTTTTTAACCAGGAGCGAGACCCGCGCTTCGGTGAGATCTACGGCAGCATCAGCACAG accaGAGCAAAGCCCTTCCTGCCAGCACAGTGCCTGCCAACCAGCCCCTCTTCACCCAGGGAAACGCTTTCACCCCGTCGCGACCGGCTGAGAACTTcag gagcagcagcagcatggtgcCTCCTGTCAGCAtcatccagcagcagcagcagccctcgGCAGCCGGTCGCATCCTGGCGCAGATCTCGCGCCACCCCACCCCGGCTCAGGTCAGCGGCTCCAACTGGGCTCCCGGGACACGGCCGACGTTCACACCTCAG CAAGTGGCATCCCAGGCAGTGAAGACTCGTCCCTCTTCCTTCAGCATGGGGACATTCCAGAGCACCCCGTCCTCCTTCAGCCCCATGACAGCACCCgcagcctctgcagcttcccCCACCGGCGCCGCGTACCCCAACCTGGCCGGCCGTGGCACGGGCTTCA cagccacGGAGACGACGCAGCCCCCCGGCCCCTTCCAGGCGCGGGCAGCCGACGGCGTGGGCATGTGGCCACAGTGGCAAGGACAGCACCATGGCCCAGCCTCAGGGGAGCAGCATGTGCAGCCACCACAGCCCAGCCAGCCCGAGGTCTTCTCA GACATGCTGACGATGCTGGGAGATCAAGGACCCAACTACAACAACGAGGAGTTCCCTGAGTTGAACATATTCCCTTCCTTTTCAGAATAA
- the ARNT gene encoding aryl hydrocarbon receptor nuclear translocator isoform X10 → MAATAANPEMASDVSSLGAAVSSGNPGSGAQAGGAIVQRASKRRPGLDFDDDGEGNSKFLRCDDDPMPNDKERFARENHSEIERRRRNKMTAYITELSDMVPTCSALARKPDKLTILRMAVSHMKSLRGTGNTSTDGTYKPSFLTDQELKHLILEAADGFLFIVSCETGRVVYVSDSVTPVLNQPQSEWFGSTLYDQVHPDDVGKLREQLSTSENALTGRILDLKTGTVKKEGQQSMRMCMGSRRSFICRMRCGNSSVDPVSVNRLSFMRNRCRNGLGAAKDGEPHYVVVHCTGYIKAWPPAGVSLPDDDPDAGQGSKFCLVAIGRLQVTSSPNCTDMNNVCQPTEFISRHNTEGIFTFIDHRCVATVGYQPQELLGKDIVDFCHPEDQQLLRDSFQQVVKLKGQVLSVMFRFRSKNREWLWMRTSSFTFQNPYSDEIEYIICTNTNVKSSSQESRPALSNSMQRPQLGHSVNLPLEMGTAQLPSRQQQPPQQTELEVVPGRESLAGYDHAQVPIQPVTAAGPEHSKPLEKTESLFNQERDPRFGEIYGSISTDQSKALPASTVPANQPLFTQGNAFTPSRPAENFRSSSSMVPPVSIIQQQQQPSAAGRILAQISRHPTPAQVSGSNWAPGTRPTFTPQQVASQAVKTRPSSFSMGTFQSTPSSFSPMTAPAASAASPTGAAYPNLAGRGTGFTTETTQPPGPFQARAADGVGMWPQWQGQHHGPASGEQHVQPPQPSQPEVFSDMLTMLGDQGPNYNNEEFPELNIFPSFSE, encoded by the exons AAATGGCATCAGATGTTTCCTCTCTGGGTGCAGCCGTCAGCTCCGGGAACCCCGGCTCAGGGGCACAAGCTGGAGGAGCCATCGTTCAGAGAGCCAGCAAGAGGCGCCCAGG gcttGATTTTGATGATGATGGAGAAGGGAACAGTAAATTCCTCAG ATGTGATGATGACCCGATGCCAAATGATAAAGAGAGATTTGCCAG GGAAAATCACAGTGAGATTGAACGTAGGCGAAGGAACAAGATGACTGCCTACATCACAGAGCTGTCGGACATGGTGCCCACCTGCAGTGCCCTGGCCCGCAAGCCAGACAAGCTCACCATCCTGCGCATGGCTGTGTCTCACATGAAGTCGCTGCGTGGCACGGGCAATACCTCCACTGATGGCACCTACAAACCCTCCTTTCTCACTGACCAG GAGCTCAAACACCTGATCCTCGAGGCAGCTGATGGCTTCCTGTTCATAGTGTCCTGTGAGACTGGGAGGGTGGTGTACGTCTCTGACTCTGTGACTCCTGTGCTGAACCAGCCCCAGTCAGAGTGGTTTGGCAGCACCCTGTACGACCAGGTGCACCCAGACGACGTGGGCAAGCTGAGGGAACAGCTCTCCACCTCGGAGAACGCCCTGACAG GTCGCATCCTGGACTTGAAGACAGGGACTGTGAAGAAGGAGGGGCAGCAGTCCATGAGGATGTGCATGGGCTCACGACGATCCTTCATCTGCAGAATGAG GTGTGGCAACAGCTCGGTGGATCCAGTCTCTGTAAATCGTCTCAGCTTTATGAGGAATCGCTGCAG GAATGGCTTAGGTGCAGCAAAAGACGGGGAGCCTCACTACGTGGTGGTGCACTGCACGGGTTACATCAAGGCCTGGCCTCCTGCAG GTGTTTCCCTGCCCGATGACGACCCCGACGCCGGCCAGGGCAGCAAGTTTTGCCTCGTGGCTATCGGCAGGCTCCAG GTCACCAGCTCACCCAACTGCACAGACATGAACAACGTTTGTCAGCCGACTGAGTTCATCTCCCGGCACAACACCGAAGGCATCTTCACCTTCATCGATCACCGCTGTGTGGCTACTGTTGGCTACCAGCCACAG GAACTTCTGGGGAAAGACATTGTGGATTTCTGCCACCCGGAAGATCAGCAGCTCTTGCGGGACAGCTTCCAGCAG GTGGTGAAGTTAAAAGGCCAGGTTCTGTCAGTCATGTTCCGATTCCGATCCAAAAACCGGGAATGGCTCTGGATGAGAACCAGCTCCTTTACCTTCCAGAACCCCTACTCGGATGAGATTGAGTACATCATCTGTACCAACACCAATGTCAA gAGCTCAAGCCAGGAGTCTCGTCCTGCCCTGTCAAACTCAATGCAGAGGCCCCAGCTGGGGCACAGTGTCAACCTTCCCCTGGAGATGGGCACGGCACAGCTGCCCTCAAG gcagcagcagccaccacagcAGACAGAGCTGGAAGTGGTCCCAGGGAGAGAGAGCCTGGCTGGCTACGACCACGCACAG GTCCCCATTCAGCCTGTGACTGCTGCTGGCCCAGAGCACAGCAAGCCCTTGGAGAAGACAGAGAGTCTTTTTAACCAGGAGCGAGACCCGCGCTTCGGTGAGATCTACGGCAGCATCAGCACAG accaGAGCAAAGCCCTTCCTGCCAGCACAGTGCCTGCCAACCAGCCCCTCTTCACCCAGGGAAACGCTTTCACCCCGTCGCGACCGGCTGAGAACTTcag gagcagcagcagcatggtgcCTCCTGTCAGCAtcatccagcagcagcagcagccctcgGCAGCCGGTCGCATCCTGGCGCAGATCTCGCGCCACCCCACCCCGGCTCAGGTCAGCGGCTCCAACTGGGCTCCCGGGACACGGCCGACGTTCACACCTCAG CAAGTGGCATCCCAGGCAGTGAAGACTCGTCCCTCTTCCTTCAGCATGGGGACATTCCAGAGCACCCCGTCCTCCTTCAGCCCCATGACAGCACCCgcagcctctgcagcttcccCCACCGGCGCCGCGTACCCCAACCTGGCCGGCCGTGGCACGGGCTTCA ccacGGAGACGACGCAGCCCCCCGGCCCCTTCCAGGCGCGGGCAGCCGACGGCGTGGGCATGTGGCCACAGTGGCAAGGACAGCACCATGGCCCAGCCTCAGGGGAGCAGCATGTGCAGCCACCACAGCCCAGCCAGCCCGAGGTCTTCTCA GACATGCTGACGATGCTGGGAGATCAAGGACCCAACTACAACAACGAGGAGTTCCCTGAGTTGAACATATTCCCTTCCTTTTCAGAATAA